From one Shewanella sp. GD04112 genomic stretch:
- a CDS encoding tRNA pseudouridine(13) synthase TruD — MSELHYLYGKPTATADLRTVNSDFIVKEILPFSPSGEGEHHLVHIRKDGLNTVQVAEMLAKFAKVHPKEVTYAGQKDKNAITEQWFGIRIPGKETPVWSELNSERLTILSSSRHSKKLRIGALLGNRFILTLRNVTNVEDIISRIEKVSQIGVPNYFGEQRFGHDGKNLVMGRQMLAGKKVKDRNKRSMYLSAVRSNLFNTVVSYRLANHGTKPLAGDCVMLAGSKSFFVTPEWDLVVLKRLIEKDIQLSAPLWGRGKMLPQGEAAEVETLAMAELSEDCYGLEHAGLEQERRPLLLEPQGLKCEQTADGLVLEFILPAGSFATSLLRELVDYQDVKELQWQATVMPDANDAEANTATVSQTAELNTPETSAPKHDESSS, encoded by the coding sequence ATGAGCGAACTACATTACCTGTACGGCAAACCGACGGCCACCGCCGATTTAAGAACCGTTAACAGCGACTTTATCGTGAAAGAGATTTTGCCTTTTAGCCCGTCGGGTGAGGGCGAGCATCATTTAGTCCACATTCGTAAGGATGGGCTGAACACGGTACAAGTGGCTGAAATGCTGGCCAAGTTCGCTAAGGTTCATCCCAAAGAGGTGACCTATGCCGGACAAAAAGATAAAAATGCCATCACAGAACAGTGGTTTGGCATTCGTATCCCAGGTAAAGAAACCCCTGTGTGGAGCGAGCTTAACAGCGAGCGCTTAACCATATTATCCAGTAGTCGCCACAGCAAAAAACTGCGTATTGGCGCACTCTTGGGCAACCGTTTTATTCTTACTCTGCGCAATGTCACAAATGTGGAAGACATTATCAGCCGCATCGAAAAAGTCAGCCAAATTGGTGTGCCTAACTATTTTGGTGAGCAGCGTTTCGGTCACGATGGTAAAAACCTCGTGATGGGACGGCAAATGCTGGCGGGTAAAAAGGTGAAAGACCGTAATAAGCGCAGCATGTATCTGTCTGCGGTGCGCTCCAATCTGTTCAATACTGTCGTCTCCTATCGTTTGGCTAATCATGGCACTAAACCCTTAGCGGGTGATTGTGTGATGCTGGCGGGTAGTAAGAGCTTTTTCGTCACGCCTGAATGGGACTTAGTAGTATTAAAACGCTTGATTGAGAAGGATATTCAGCTTTCTGCGCCACTTTGGGGCCGCGGGAAAATGCTGCCGCAGGGCGAGGCCGCCGAGGTTGAAACTCTTGCCATGGCAGAGCTGAGCGAAGATTGCTACGGCCTTGAGCACGCGGGGCTTGAGCAGGAGCGTCGTCCATTGCTGCTCGAACCTCAAGGCCTTAAGTGCGAGCAAACTGCGGATGGATTAGTGCTCGAATTTATCTTACCTGCGGGTAGCTTTGCGACATCGCTGTTAAGAGAGTTGGTTGATTATCAAGATGTGAAAGAGCTGCAATGGCAAGCGACAGTCATGCCTGATGCGAATGATGCTGAGGCTAATACTGCAACAGTGAGTCAGACGGCTGAGCTCAATACCCCAGAGACCAGTGCGCCAAAGCATGATGAGTCCTCTTCATGA
- the rpoS gene encoding RNA polymerase sigma factor RpoS, which translates to MSRINSTAAEELVDFSVDTAEFDLDKEDIAADLVQELGLEQQVQDDLQKNLDATQLYLGEIGFSPLLSAEEEVYFSRKALKGCEKSRNRMIESNLRLVVKIARRYNNRGLALLDLIEEGNLGLIRAVEKFDPERGFRFSTYATWWIRQTIERAIMNQTRTIRLPIHVVKELNVYLRTARELAQKLDHEPTAEEIAEKLQVSSVDVSRMLKLNEKITSVDIPLGGDNDKALLDVLADDDNVGPDYKVQDEDISNSVVKWLNELNTKQREVLARRFGLLGYEPSTLEDVGAEIGLTRERVRQIQVEALKRLRDLLGAQGLSVEALFRN; encoded by the coding sequence ATGAGCCGCATAAATAGCACTGCCGCAGAAGAACTAGTAGATTTTTCCGTAGATACCGCAGAGTTTGATCTCGATAAAGAGGATATTGCCGCTGATTTAGTTCAAGAACTAGGACTCGAACAACAGGTTCAAGATGACCTGCAAAAAAATCTTGATGCCACCCAGCTCTATTTAGGTGAAATAGGGTTTTCCCCACTGCTTAGCGCAGAAGAAGAAGTTTACTTTTCCCGTAAGGCCTTAAAAGGCTGCGAAAAATCCCGTAATCGTATGATTGAGAGTAACCTGCGACTCGTGGTTAAAATTGCCCGTCGTTACAATAATCGTGGCCTAGCGCTGCTGGATTTAATCGAAGAGGGTAATCTTGGCTTGATCCGTGCGGTGGAAAAATTCGATCCAGAAAGAGGCTTCCGTTTCTCAACCTATGCGACTTGGTGGATCAGACAAACGATTGAACGTGCCATCATGAATCAAACCCGCACGATTCGCTTGCCAATCCATGTGGTAAAAGAACTCAACGTGTATTTACGTACGGCTCGGGAATTAGCGCAAAAACTTGACCACGAACCTACGGCAGAAGAAATTGCCGAAAAACTGCAAGTATCCAGTGTTGACGTCAGCCGTATGCTGAAGCTCAATGAGAAGATCACCTCTGTCGATATCCCCTTAGGTGGCGATAACGACAAGGCATTACTCGATGTGCTTGCCGATGACGACAACGTAGGGCCAGACTACAAAGTACAAGATGAAGACATTTCAAACTCAGTGGTGAAATGGCTTAACGAACTCAATACCAAGCAAAGAGAAGTGTTAGCGCGCCGCTTTGGCTTGTTGGGTTATGAACCCTCAACCCTCGAAGACGTAGGCGCAGAAATTGGCCTCACCCGTGAACGTGTTCGCCAAATTCAAGTGGAAGCCCTAAAACGCCTACGTGATTTGCTGGGCGCTCAAGGTCTCTCCGT
- the mazG gene encoding nucleoside triphosphate pyrophosphohydrolase → MTSHTTPSITELSATALSATDVAPLLKIMEKLRDPQMGCPWDKAQTFQTIVPFTLEEAYEVADTIERLALDELPDELGDLLFQVVFYCQLGKEQGRFDFSTVVNKITDKLTRRHPHVFGNEVFEADASSQQMKANWEAIKASEREQKALAAGVTSSSEVSVLDDIPRAQPALSRSIKIQQRVARVGFDWPELEPVVAKIHEEIDEVLAEVNQPTLDQAKVQAEMGDLLFAVVNLARHLKVDPEQALRQANVKFERRFKGVEAFAKQNNKALEEHSLEELDAYWDKVKQGEPR, encoded by the coding sequence ATGACTTCCCATACCACGCCTTCTATTACTGAGCTTTCAGCAACAGCACTTTCAGCAACCGATGTTGCGCCGCTACTGAAGATTATGGAGAAGCTGCGCGATCCGCAAATGGGTTGTCCTTGGGATAAGGCGCAGACCTTTCAAACCATAGTGCCTTTTACTCTCGAAGAGGCCTATGAAGTGGCCGACACGATTGAACGGTTAGCCCTAGACGAGCTGCCCGATGAACTCGGCGATTTATTATTCCAAGTGGTGTTTTATTGCCAGCTAGGCAAAGAGCAGGGCAGGTTTGATTTCAGCACAGTCGTCAATAAAATCACCGACAAACTGACCCGCCGTCATCCCCATGTGTTTGGTAATGAAGTGTTTGAGGCCGATGCCAGTAGTCAGCAAATGAAAGCCAATTGGGAAGCAATCAAAGCCAGCGAGCGTGAGCAAAAGGCATTGGCGGCTGGGGTGACTTCATCAAGCGAGGTTTCTGTGCTTGATGATATTCCGCGTGCACAGCCGGCGTTATCCCGTTCTATCAAAATTCAGCAGCGGGTCGCACGTGTCGGGTTCGATTGGCCTGAGCTTGAGCCCGTTGTCGCAAAAATCCATGAAGAAATTGATGAAGTGCTGGCGGAGGTGAATCAGCCAACGCTCGACCAAGCCAAAGTGCAGGCCGAAATGGGCGACTTATTATTTGCAGTGGTAAATTTGGCGCGTCATTTAAAGGTGGACCCAGAACAAGCGCTGCGCCAAGCCAATGTTAAATTTGAACGCCGTTTTAAAGGTGTAGAGGCATTTGCAAAACAAAATAATAAAGCATTAGAAGAACATAGCTTAGAAGAGTTAGATGCCTATTGGGATAAGGTTAAACAGGGCGAGCCAAGATAA
- the ispD gene encoding 2-C-methyl-D-erythritol 4-phosphate cytidylyltransferase, producing MDTVLEAAPQVETQVAVQIDPFSHHVVAIVPAAGIGSRMGAGKPKQYLTLLGQSILAHTLDKLLSHPQINQVIVALHPEDTEFAALPQAKHPKLVTVIGGSERADSVLAALDKAPDNGWALVHDAARPCLTAQDIDKLLASRVHFPQGAILAMPVRDTMKRANSLGEISSTVCRDNLWHALTPQLFPTSLLRLHLKAALAAGAVVTDEASAMEWAGISPGLVAGRADNIKVTHPDDLELAELFLLRANA from the coding sequence ATGGATACCGTATTAGAAGCCGCGCCGCAGGTCGAAACCCAAGTTGCAGTTCAAATTGATCCTTTCTCGCACCATGTGGTTGCAATTGTGCCAGCCGCGGGGATTGGCAGCCGCATGGGCGCGGGTAAACCCAAGCAATATTTAACTTTGTTGGGACAAAGCATTCTGGCTCATACCTTAGACAAGTTATTGTCCCATCCGCAAATTAACCAAGTGATTGTCGCGCTGCATCCTGAGGATACCGAGTTTGCCGCGTTGCCCCAGGCCAAGCATCCCAAGCTGGTGACTGTTATTGGCGGCTCTGAGCGCGCCGACTCAGTGCTGGCGGCACTCGATAAGGCGCCCGACAATGGTTGGGCTTTAGTACACGATGCGGCTAGACCCTGCTTAACGGCGCAAGACATAGATAAATTGCTGGCTTCGCGGGTGCACTTTCCCCAAGGTGCCATTTTGGCGATGCCAGTCCGCGATACCATGAAGCGAGCCAATAGCTTAGGTGAAATCAGCTCGACCGTTTGCCGCGATAATCTCTGGCATGCCTTGACGCCGCAGTTATTCCCAACCTCCTTGTTGCGATTGCATTTAAAAGCCGCGCTTGCCGCAGGGGCCGTTGTGACCGATGAAGCCTCGGCGATGGAATGGGCGGGCATTTCCCCAGGTTTAGTCGCGGGGCGGGCGGATAACATTAAAGTCACCCATCCCGATGATTTGGAGTTGGCAGAGCTTTTTTTACTGCGCGCGAATGCTTGA
- the ispF gene encoding 2-C-methyl-D-erythritol 2,4-cyclodiphosphate synthase encodes MKIRIGHGFDVHKFGEARPLILCGVEVPYETGLVAHSDGDVVLHAISDAILGAMALGDIGKHFPDTDAAYKGADSRVLLRHCYALARAKGFELGNLDVTIIAQAPKMAPHIEDMRLVLAADLNADIADINVKATTTEKLGFTGRKEGIAVEAVVLLSRQ; translated from the coding sequence ATGAAAATCCGAATCGGCCATGGTTTTGATGTCCATAAATTTGGTGAAGCGCGCCCGTTAATTTTATGTGGGGTCGAAGTCCCTTACGAAACTGGGTTGGTGGCTCATTCCGACGGTGATGTGGTGTTGCATGCCATCTCCGATGCCATTCTAGGGGCGATGGCCCTTGGGGATATTGGTAAACATTTCCCCGATACCGATGCCGCCTATAAGGGCGCCGATAGTCGCGTCTTGTTGCGCCACTGCTATGCATTAGCGCGGGCGAAGGGATTTGAGCTGGGTAATCTGGATGTCACTATCATTGCCCAGGCGCCTAAGATGGCGCCGCATATCGAGGATATGCGCCTAGTGCTGGCGGCCGATCTTAATGCTGACATTGCCGATATCAACGTTAAGGCCACCACCACAGAAAAACTCGGGTTTACCGGCCGCAAAGAAGGCATTGCGGTCGAAGCCGTTGTATTACTCAGCCGCCAATAG
- a CDS encoding CTP synthase yields MTTRYIFVTGGVVSSLGKGIAAASLAAILEARGLNVTIMKLDPYINVDPGTMSPTQHGEVFVTEDGAETDLDLGHYERFIRTKMNRRNNFTTGRIYEEVLRKERRGDYLGATIQVIPHITNAIKEKVIAGGEGHDVAIVEIGGTVGDIESLPFLESIRQLGVELGRDRTLFMHLTLVPFLGAAGEVKTKPTQHSVKELRSIGIAPDVLICRGDRAIPANERAKISLFCNVEERAVISLKDVDSIYKIPALLRSQGLDDLVVKRFGLECREADLSEWENVIYQEANPNGEVVIGMVGKYIELPDAYKSVNEALKHAGLKNRVSVSIKYIDSQTVEAKGDEVLQGLDGILVPGGFGERGVEGKILAAKYARENELPYFGICLGMQVALIEFARNVAGMADAHSTEFNKATPFPVVGLITEWVDEEGNVEQRHEASDLGGTMRLGAQLCHLLEGSKAAQAYKGNTCVERHRHRYEVNNKYRERLEQAGLVFSGLSSDRKLVEMIELKDHPWFVAGQFHPEFTSTPRDGHPLFEGFVAAASAHQKRDLKK; encoded by the coding sequence ATGACTACAAGGTATATCTTCGTTACTGGTGGTGTGGTTTCATCACTAGGTAAAGGCATTGCAGCCGCTTCATTAGCCGCAATTTTAGAGGCCCGTGGTCTCAATGTAACCATCATGAAACTGGACCCATACATTAACGTTGATCCAGGTACCATGAGCCCAACGCAACATGGTGAAGTGTTTGTGACTGAGGACGGCGCAGAAACAGACCTTGACCTTGGTCACTATGAGCGTTTCATCCGCACTAAGATGAACCGTCGCAACAACTTCACTACGGGTCGTATTTACGAGGAAGTGCTGCGTAAAGAGCGTCGCGGTGACTATTTAGGTGCGACGATTCAGGTGATCCCACACATCACTAACGCGATCAAAGAAAAGGTCATTGCAGGCGGTGAAGGTCACGATGTGGCTATCGTAGAAATCGGCGGTACTGTGGGTGATATCGAATCACTACCATTCCTTGAGTCTATCCGCCAATTAGGCGTTGAACTGGGCCGCGATCGTACCCTGTTTATGCATTTAACCTTAGTGCCATTCCTTGGCGCTGCGGGTGAAGTGAAAACCAAACCGACTCAACATTCAGTGAAAGAATTGCGTTCTATCGGTATTGCACCCGATGTGCTGATCTGCCGTGGCGACCGCGCGATTCCTGCCAACGAGCGTGCGAAGATTTCGTTATTCTGTAACGTTGAAGAACGTGCGGTTATTTCATTAAAAGACGTCGACAGTATCTACAAGATCCCTGCGCTACTGCGCTCACAGGGTTTAGATGACTTAGTGGTTAAGCGTTTTGGCTTAGAGTGCCGCGAAGCCGACTTGTCAGAGTGGGAAAACGTCATTTACCAAGAAGCCAATCCAAACGGCGAAGTCGTGATTGGTATGGTCGGTAAATACATCGAACTGCCAGACGCCTATAAGTCAGTCAACGAAGCATTAAAGCATGCGGGTCTGAAGAACCGTGTATCTGTGAGCATCAAGTATATCGACTCACAAACTGTTGAAGCGAAAGGCGATGAAGTTCTGCAAGGTTTAGACGGTATCTTAGTTCCAGGTGGCTTCGGTGAGCGCGGTGTGGAAGGTAAGATTCTGGCGGCTAAATATGCCCGTGAAAACGAGCTGCCGTACTTTGGTATCTGTTTAGGTATGCAAGTAGCGCTGATTGAATTTGCCCGTAACGTTGCTGGCATGGCCGATGCACACTCAACCGAATTCAATAAAGCAACGCCATTCCCAGTGGTTGGTTTAATCACCGAATGGGTTGACGAAGAAGGTAACGTTGAACAACGCCATGAAGCCTCTGATTTAGGTGGCACTATGCGTTTAGGTGCGCAGTTATGCCACCTGCTTGAAGGTTCAAAAGCGGCGCAAGCGTACAAAGGTAACACTTGTGTTGAGCGTCACCGTCACCGTTACGAAGTGAACAACAAGTACAGAGAACGCTTAGAGCAAGCGGGTCTGGTATTTAGTGGTTTATCTTCTGACCGTAAACTGGTTGAGATGATTGAGCTGAAAGATCATCCTTGGTTTGTAGCGGGTCAATTCCACCCAGAATTCACTTCGACCCCACGCGATGGTCATCCATTGTTCGAAGGTTTCGTTGCTGCCGCAAGTGCACATCAAAAACGTGATCTGAAGAAATAA
- the eno gene encoding phosphopyruvate hydratase: MAKIINVIGREIMDSRGNPTVEAEVHLEGGFIGMAAAPSGASTGSREALELRDGDKSRYLGKGVLTAVANVNGPIRAALIGKDATAQAELDQIMIDLDGTENKDKLGANAILAVSLAAAKAAAAFKGMPLYAHIAELNGTPGQYAMPVPMMNILNGGEHADNNVDIQEFMVQPVGAKNFREALRMGAEIFHTLKKVLHGKGLSTSVGDEGGFAPNLSSNADALAVIKEAVELAGYKLGTDVTLALDCAASEFYKDGKYDLSGEGKVFDSNGFSDFLKSLTEQYPIVSIEDGLDESDWDGWAYQTKIMGDKIQLVGDDLFVTNTKILTRGIENGIANSILIKFNQIGSLTETLAAIRMAKAAGYTAVISHRSGETEDATIADLAVGTAAGQIKTGSLCRSDRVAKYNQLLRIEEQLGEKAPYRGLKEIKGQA; this comes from the coding sequence ATGGCTAAGATTATTAACGTGATTGGTCGCGAGATTATGGATTCTCGTGGTAACCCAACAGTTGAAGCCGAAGTGCATTTAGAAGGTGGTTTTATCGGTATGGCGGCTGCGCCATCTGGTGCTTCTACCGGTAGCCGCGAAGCGCTGGAACTGCGTGATGGCGACAAGAGCCGTTACTTAGGTAAGGGTGTATTAACGGCTGTGGCTAACGTAAACGGTCCTATCCGTGCGGCGTTAATCGGTAAAGATGCGACTGCACAAGCTGAACTCGATCAAATCATGATCGACTTAGACGGCACTGAAAACAAAGACAAGTTAGGCGCTAACGCGATTCTGGCTGTGTCTTTAGCGGCGGCTAAAGCGGCTGCAGCATTCAAAGGCATGCCTTTATACGCTCACATTGCGGAACTAAACGGCACTCCTGGCCAATACGCTATGCCAGTGCCTATGATGAACATCCTCAACGGTGGCGAGCACGCTGATAACAACGTTGATATCCAAGAATTCATGGTTCAACCTGTTGGCGCGAAAAACTTCCGCGAAGCCTTACGTATGGGCGCTGAGATTTTCCACACACTGAAGAAAGTACTGCACGGCAAAGGTTTAAGCACTTCTGTGGGTGACGAAGGTGGTTTCGCACCTAACCTGTCTTCTAACGCTGATGCATTAGCGGTAATAAAAGAAGCCGTTGAATTAGCAGGTTACAAGCTGGGTACCGACGTGACTCTGGCATTAGACTGTGCGGCTTCTGAGTTCTACAAAGACGGTAAATATGACCTGTCTGGCGAAGGCAAAGTATTCGATTCAAACGGTTTCTCTGACTTCCTGAAATCACTGACTGAGCAATATCCAATCGTCTCTATTGAAGACGGTCTGGACGAGTCAGATTGGGATGGTTGGGCGTACCAAACTAAGATCATGGGTGACAAGATCCAATTAGTGGGCGACGATTTATTCGTAACTAACACTAAGATCTTAACCCGTGGTATCGAGAACGGCATCGCTAACTCAATCCTGATCAAGTTCAACCAAATCGGTTCATTAACTGAAACCTTAGCGGCTATCCGTATGGCAAAAGCGGCGGGTTACACTGCGGTGATTTCACACCGTAGCGGTGAAACTGAAGATGCGACTATCGCTGATTTAGCGGTAGGTACTGCGGCTGGCCAAATCAAGACGGGTTCACTGTGCCGTTCTGACCGTGTTGCTAAATACAACCAATTGCTGCGTATCGAAGAGCAATTAGGTGAAAAAGCGCCATACCGTGGTTTGAAAGAAATCAAAGGTCAGGCGTAA
- a CDS encoding peptidoglycan DD-metalloendopeptidase family protein — MLNAGLLLNLSLVLLLAGCSFQASRPAPVESLSHSYSKHNKGHIKSNSYKVKKGDTLYSISWAAGKDFAEIAKINQLDKSYTIYPGQILYLTNDRGQNGKGSTTLGGSNSASKGQNKANSLDKQSASNNSSAKNVSSEQQKKTLDQKAKPAYSATSSQQNINPSIVVPTSTLPDSVSQWQWPVRGKLIGTYSANEQGNKGIKIAGKRGDIIKAAADGRVVYAGSALRGYGNLVIIKHSDDYLSAYAHADQILVEEKQHVLAGQTVAKMGSTGTNQVMLRFEIRYHGQSVNPLNYLPKQ; from the coding sequence TTGTTGAATGCGGGTTTACTCTTAAACCTCAGTTTAGTGTTGTTGCTTGCGGGCTGTAGCTTTCAGGCGAGTCGCCCCGCACCTGTCGAAAGTCTTTCCCACAGTTATTCCAAACATAACAAAGGCCACATTAAATCTAATTCATATAAAGTTAAGAAAGGTGACACCCTTTACTCGATCTCTTGGGCTGCAGGTAAAGATTTCGCCGAAATTGCTAAAATTAATCAACTAGATAAATCGTACACCATCTATCCTGGACAGATTTTATATTTAACGAATGATCGCGGGCAAAATGGCAAAGGCTCTACAACTTTAGGTGGAAGTAATTCTGCGTCTAAAGGGCAAAATAAAGCTAATTCTCTTGATAAACAATCAGCTAGTAACAATTCTTCCGCGAAAAACGTGTCAAGTGAACAGCAGAAAAAAACACTTGATCAGAAAGCCAAGCCTGCGTATTCTGCAACAAGCTCTCAACAAAATATTAACCCTTCGATCGTCGTCCCGACATCAACACTGCCAGACAGTGTGAGTCAGTGGCAATGGCCAGTAAGAGGTAAATTGATTGGGACATACTCTGCCAATGAGCAGGGAAATAAAGGAATTAAGATCGCAGGAAAACGCGGAGATATCATCAAAGCCGCTGCAGATGGGCGGGTGGTATACGCAGGTAGTGCTCTTAGGGGTTACGGTAATTTAGTGATTATTAAACATAGTGACGATTACCTTAGTGCCTATGCTCATGCAGATCAGATCTTAGTCGAAGAAAAGCAACATGTCCTCGCTGGACAGACAGTTGCAAAAATGGGCAGTACAGGTACTAATCAGGTAATGCTTCGCTTCGAAATCCGTTACCACGGTCAGTCTGTTAACCCACTTAACTATTTACCTAAGCAATGA
- the surE gene encoding 5'/3'-nucleotidase SurE → MIRILVSNDDGVNAPGIKALTEALAEIAIVMTVAPDRNCSGASNSLTLTNPLRINRLDNGYISVHGTPTDCVHLAIRELCDGEPDMVVSGINAGANMGDDTLYSGTVAAAMEGRFLGFPAVAISLNGKALKHYHTAAVYARRIVQGLLAHPIASDQILNINVPDLPLDEIRGIRVTRLGARHKAEGIVRTQDPAGKEIFWLGPPGVEQDASEGTDFHAVAHGYVSITPLTVDLTAYRQLSVLQDWVDKI, encoded by the coding sequence ATGATCCGCATCCTAGTCAGTAATGATGATGGTGTGAATGCGCCGGGGATCAAAGCCTTAACCGAGGCGCTCGCCGAAATCGCTATTGTGATGACGGTCGCGCCCGATCGTAATTGTTCCGGCGCAAGTAACTCTTTAACCTTGACTAACCCATTAAGAATTAATAGGTTAGATAATGGTTATATTTCGGTTCACGGTACACCCACTGATTGCGTTCACTTAGCCATACGTGAGCTGTGTGATGGTGAACCGGATATGGTGGTGTCGGGCATCAATGCTGGCGCGAATATGGGTGATGACACTTTATATTCGGGCACAGTAGCGGCGGCGATGGAGGGGCGTTTTTTAGGTTTCCCCGCCGTTGCGATTTCGCTTAATGGTAAGGCATTAAAGCATTATCACACCGCGGCTGTGTATGCGCGGCGGATCGTGCAGGGGCTGTTAGCGCATCCGATTGCGAGCGATCAGATCCTCAATATCAATGTGCCTGATTTACCGCTCGATGAGATTAGAGGGATCAGGGTGACACGCCTGGGTGCACGGCATAAGGCCGAAGGCATAGTGCGAACGCAGGATCCTGCGGGAAAAGAGATTTTTTGGCTTGGCCCACCTGGAGTTGAGCAAGATGCGAGTGAAGGAACGGATTTCCATGCGGTAGCCCATGGTTATGTGTCGATCACTCCCTTAACCGTGGACTTGACCGCATATAGACAATTATCGGTATTGCAAGATTGGGTAGATAAAATATGA
- the ftsB gene encoding cell division protein FtsB, giving the protein MKFFVIALIVLLGLLQYRLWSGDNSLPEYFVLQKQIAAQQEGNAKLNERNQVLKEEIIDLKSGTEAIEERARNELGMVKEGETFYRVVGGDRSVSSPSQ; this is encoded by the coding sequence ATGAAATTCTTTGTCATTGCACTCATAGTGCTTCTCGGTTTGCTGCAATATCGGCTGTGGTCGGGCGATAACAGCCTGCCCGAATACTTTGTTCTGCAAAAACAGATCGCGGCTCAGCAAGAAGGTAATGCAAAACTCAATGAGCGTAATCAAGTGCTTAAAGAGGAAATTATCGACCTTAAGAGCGGTACCGAAGCGATTGAAGAGCGGGCGCGTAACGAGCTAGGCATGGTGAAAGAAGGCGAAACCTTCTATCGCGTGGTGGGCGGTGACCGTTCAGTATCGAGTCCCTCGCAGTAA
- a CDS encoding protein-L-isoaspartate(D-aspartate) O-methyltransferase, with protein sequence MTRVALTSAVNLAKKLQEAGIRHPAVLKAISHTPRELFLDNALAHKAYENTALPIGQGQTISQPYIVARMTELLLQHKPHKVLEVGTGSGYQAAILAQLVPELCTVERIKTLQIQARQRLKRLDLHNVSFKYGDGWQGWQNRSPYNGIMVTAAAAKVPEALLSQLAEGGVLIIPVGEETQQLMRFTRRSDRFSSEVIETVKFVPLVNGELA encoded by the coding sequence ATGACTCGAGTTGCCTTAACATCGGCGGTGAATTTAGCTAAAAAGCTTCAGGAGGCGGGGATCCGCCATCCAGCCGTTCTTAAGGCAATATCCCATACCCCGCGTGAGCTGTTTCTTGATAATGCGCTGGCCCATAAAGCCTACGAAAATACCGCCTTGCCCATAGGCCAAGGACAAACGATTTCTCAGCCTTATATCGTCGCGCGAATGACTGAGTTACTGCTTCAACATAAACCACATAAGGTGCTTGAAGTCGGAACGGGCTCAGGTTATCAAGCGGCGATTCTCGCCCAATTAGTACCAGAGCTTTGCACTGTGGAACGTATAAAGACGTTACAGATCCAAGCAAGGCAAAGATTAAAGCGGCTCGATCTGCATAATGTTTCCTTTAAGTATGGCGATGGCTGGCAGGGCTGGCAGAATCGTAGCCCCTATAATGGCATTATGGTCACCGCAGCTGCCGCAAAGGTTCCTGAAGCGTTATTATCCCAGTTAGCCGAAGGCGGTGTATTAATTATCCCCGTTGGTGAAGAGACGCAGCAATTGATGCGCTTTACCCGCCGCTCGGACCGTTTTAGTTCCGAAGTGATAGAAACTGTCAAATTTGTTCCCTTGGTCAATGGCGAGCTCGCTTAA